In Papaver somniferum cultivar HN1 chromosome 1, ASM357369v1, whole genome shotgun sequence, a genomic segment contains:
- the LOC113324612 gene encoding uncharacterized protein LOC113324612, with amino-acid sequence MNQVLRSSPLLQLPNPTPPPPPSLSPRFIIKVIGKDDELEISEIPNGVIHFQERLVVVRLVHFHRKEEEFDMPPIQKLYEACKLSFSPNGPISEEALQKVRAMLG; translated from the exons ATGAATCAAGTACTGAGATCTTCTCCCTTGCTTCAACTACCAAACCcaacgccaccaccaccaccatccttATCCCCCAG GTTTATTATAAAGGTAATTGGCAAAGATGATGAATTGGAAATTTCAGAGATACCGAATGGCGTGATTCATTTTCAAG AAAGATTAGTAGTAGTACGACTTGTCCATTTTCATAGGAAGGAGGAGGAATTCGACATGCCGCCTATACAGAAATTATATGAGGCTTGCAAATTATCGTTCTCTCCTAATGGACCTATTTCTGAAGAAGCTCTCCAGAAAGTAAGGGCGATGTTAG GTTAA